A genomic window from Balneola vulgaris DSM 17893 includes:
- a CDS encoding LytR/AlgR family response regulator transcription factor: protein MKLKVAIVDDELHCIETLKYDLEESFSDHVDVLFTCNNSVECVNNLKRIKPDVLFIDIEMPGLNGFELLKVIEPKETKIVFTTAHARHAIQAIDFKPEAYLLKPIDVEELEVVVQKLYALKKPSLEKVISDKLAISTTEEIELIRHSDIVYAKACNNYTEIHTQSGDTRLISKTLKYVSAQLPDQYFFRVHKSYLINLAHIEKYRKSEGGMVIMSDKMEIPVSSDKKEELLLLIQS, encoded by the coding sequence ATGAAACTGAAAGTGGCTATAGTTGACGATGAACTTCATTGCATTGAAACACTCAAGTATGATTTAGAAGAGTCGTTTTCAGATCATGTAGATGTTCTTTTTACCTGTAACAACAGCGTAGAGTGTGTAAATAATTTAAAGCGAATTAAACCGGACGTACTATTCATAGATATTGAAATGCCAGGGTTAAATGGCTTTGAGTTGTTGAAAGTAATTGAACCTAAAGAAACGAAGATTGTATTTACTACGGCGCATGCTCGCCATGCTATTCAGGCTATTGACTTCAAACCAGAAGCCTATCTACTCAAACCCATCGACGTTGAGGAATTAGAAGTAGTAGTTCAAAAGCTATACGCGCTGAAAAAACCCTCGCTTGAGAAAGTCATATCTGATAAACTTGCGATATCGACGACCGAAGAAATTGAGCTTATCAGACATTCTGATATCGTTTATGCCAAGGCTTGCAATAACTACACAGAAATACATACCCAATCTGGAGATACGAGGCTAATCAGTAAAACGCTGAAGTATGTAAGTGCACAGCTTCCCGATCAGTATTTCTTTAGAGTGCATAAAAGCTATTTAATCAACCTTGCTCACATCGAAAAGTACCGCAAATCTGAAGGCGGAATGGTGATAATGTCGGACAAAATGGAGATTCCCGTCTCCTCTGACAAGAAAGAAGAGCTATTGTTACTCATTCAGAGCTGA
- a CDS encoding histidine kinase has translation MKKTLFTYLFLLVLTSGCINIFDNESIEVLEVKSFQYPSIEWLEVNNPELSLQDILSDSAQFSFDTLQATMPHQRDKVYWLRADFSNLNLSKDEEWVLRTGNFSVNNVYTTHPDSGIQVSKSGNFDAVQYGLENLNWRYHVVSPEELFEGKYVYVKLIEPFFARLIYKRHVAAATYTDFTFISLRSFLESAAYQYRSILFLGGIAFLLVYTFGIYFVYKESLYLLYGIYLIFLLMYLGVKMYPGFSVWMFGSHPVYNHVWNECTQILLNFWYTRFVRKFIDAENLYPKFNQVAKWVEWLLIVFVIAITISIFVQPLSIMPYYLVTAERLFMIVFAVLSNIYVIVNLKDRRGLFIIAGSSVLLAGSVTALVLVDIQYFMIGVVIEILIFAMGLGILMKRREDEKTILSKEMERVKMRALQSQMNPHFIFNSLNSIRSYMIKNETKEASGYLSKFSRLIRQILEYSTEESISLKQELQVLNLYVQIEQLRFRDEFGFDVRVDESIDQELILIPPLIVQPFLENAIWHGLMQKEGAKKIELVIKEEDAYLNITIRDNGIGREEASKSRSGVPKENKSMAIELTNKRLAMLEKASEESPRVHIKDLYHTDGSSAGTEVSFQLPKIIKMTT, from the coding sequence ATGAAAAAAACGCTTTTTACATATTTATTCCTATTAGTGCTCACCTCGGGATGTATCAATATTTTTGATAATGAATCCATCGAAGTTCTTGAGGTTAAATCATTTCAGTATCCTTCCATAGAATGGCTTGAAGTGAATAATCCTGAACTTTCACTTCAAGACATACTTTCTGATTCTGCTCAATTTTCCTTTGATACCTTACAAGCCACCATGCCTCATCAAAGAGATAAAGTGTATTGGCTACGAGCAGATTTTTCGAATCTCAACTTAAGTAAAGATGAAGAATGGGTACTGCGAACAGGTAACTTTTCGGTGAATAATGTTTACACCACACATCCTGATTCGGGAATTCAAGTATCAAAATCTGGAAACTTTGATGCGGTACAATATGGCCTCGAAAACCTGAATTGGCGTTATCATGTGGTATCTCCAGAGGAGCTTTTTGAGGGAAAATATGTGTACGTAAAACTGATAGAACCCTTTTTTGCTCGGCTGATATATAAACGACATGTTGCAGCAGCAACATATACCGATTTCACATTTATCTCACTGCGTTCATTTTTAGAATCGGCTGCCTACCAATATAGATCGATATTATTTTTAGGAGGTATTGCCTTCCTATTAGTGTATACCTTTGGCATTTACTTTGTGTATAAGGAGTCGCTATATCTGCTTTATGGAATCTATCTGATTTTCCTACTTATGTATTTAGGTGTGAAAATGTACCCTGGCTTCTCAGTATGGATGTTTGGTAGCCACCCGGTTTATAATCATGTGTGGAACGAGTGTACTCAGATTTTGCTAAACTTCTGGTATACCCGATTTGTGAGAAAGTTTATAGATGCGGAGAACCTATATCCCAAATTTAATCAAGTAGCAAAATGGGTTGAATGGCTGCTAATCGTTTTTGTAATAGCTATAACCATATCCATTTTTGTACAGCCATTGAGCATTATGCCGTATTACTTAGTTACGGCAGAGCGACTCTTTATGATTGTATTTGCTGTACTGAGTAACATCTATGTGATAGTAAACCTTAAAGATCGTCGTGGATTATTTATTATTGCGGGTTCAAGCGTGCTTTTAGCTGGAAGCGTAACGGCCTTGGTACTGGTAGACATCCAATACTTCATGATTGGGGTAGTGATTGAAATCCTGATTTTTGCGATGGGTTTGGGCATACTTATGAAACGTCGGGAAGATGAAAAAACGATACTAAGTAAAGAGATGGAGCGAGTTAAAATGAGAGCGCTTCAATCTCAAATGAACCCACACTTTATTTTCAACTCACTCAATAGCATTCGTTCTTATATGATTAAGAACGAGACAAAGGAAGCGTCGGGTTATCTTTCGAAATTCTCCCGATTAATTCGACAAATTCTGGAGTATTCAACCGAGGAGTCGATTAGCCTAAAACAAGAGCTTCAAGTGTTAAACCTCTATGTTCAGATAGAGCAATTGCGATTCAGAGATGAATTCGGCTTTGACGTACGTGTGGATGAATCGATTGATCAGGAATTAATATTGATACCGCCCCTTATAGTGCAGCCTTTCTTAGAGAATGCCATTTGGCATGGATTGATGCAAAAAGAGGGCGCAAAGAAAATTGAATTGGTGATAAAAGAAGAAGATGCTTATTTAAATATCACCATTCGAGATAATGGTATTGGTCGTGAAGAAGCGAGTAAAAGCAGATCTGGTGTACCCAAGGAAAATAAATCGATGGCCATTGAGCTTACCAATAAGCGTCTTGCTATGCTTGAAAAGGCATCAGAGGAATCCCCAAGGGTTCATATAAAAGACTTATACCATACCGATGGAAGTTCGGCAGGAACCGAAGTTAGTTTCCAGTTACCGAAAATTATAAAAATGACGACATGA
- a CDS encoding YdeI/OmpD-associated family protein has product MSSFLFKSFIDKHYKLRMHYITVPSDQVKAIGGIGTRLICRVNDNPPFQCGLVALGGGAAYISLNKARLKSFGLTLGNEVQVHLELDQSKYGLEVPEELQALLEQDEEGAKLFDTLTDGQQRYIIYYVSQVKSSALKIDRAIMMIRNLKTMPEGPFSFRHLVGIPPRD; this is encoded by the coding sequence ATGAGTTCCTTCCTGTTTAAGTCGTTTATTGATAAGCATTACAAACTTCGCATGCATTATATCACTGTTCCGAGTGATCAGGTAAAGGCCATTGGTGGCATTGGTACTCGTCTGATTTGCAGAGTAAATGATAATCCTCCTTTCCAATGCGGTTTGGTAGCTTTAGGTGGTGGTGCGGCATACATCTCCCTAAATAAGGCGCGGTTAAAGTCCTTTGGACTTACTTTAGGGAACGAAGTACAGGTTCATCTTGAGTTAGACCAATCTAAATATGGCCTAGAAGTACCGGAGGAGCTGCAAGCATTGCTTGAGCAGGATGAAGAAGGAGCCAAGCTATTCGACACATTAACCGACGGTCAACAGCGATATATCATCTATTATGTAAGTCAGGTTAAATCAAGCGCACTGAAGATAGATCGTGCAATTATGATGATTCGTAACCTGAAGACTATGCCTGAGGGTCCATTTTCATTTCGGCATTTAGTGGGCATACCTCCACGAGATTAA
- a CDS encoding M14 family metallopeptidase, with product MKKILLIIPVLLIGLQAQAQVTLDYYLPKGVTYDSSIPTPKSILGAEVGEWHIRHDQLVNYMYAVAEASDRVTITEYARTYENRPLLMLTITSPNNHRNIDKLKREHVMLTDASKSGDLDISKMPVVLTQSFSVHGNEPSGSNASPLTVYYLAAAQGREIDELLENAIILIDPSINPDGLSRFAQWANMHKSLNTLVSDPNSREFNEVWPGGRTNHYWFDLNRDWLLMQHPESKGRVAKFHEWKPNVLTDHHEMGTNSTFFFQPGIQSRTHPLTPARNQRLTASIAEYHAEELDKIQSLYYSEESFDDFYYGKGSTYPDVNGSIGILFEQASSRGHAQESIHGVLKFPFTVKNQFTATLSTMRAVIELREELLAHMRDFYKEKAEAAANASIKAYVFGDDEDRARNYHLAEMLTRNQIKVYDLKEDLTANGTEYKAGKAFVVPTNQQQYQLLTAMFERRTEFTDSLFYDVSAFNMPYAFNLPFAELNSRQFKTSLQGDLFSIGNMPKGMVVGGRSNYAYVFEWDEYYTPKAMYKLLANGVRAKVASQGVTAVTANGPRDFDYGTVMIPMGVQDDQEKVHKLVQEVAQENGITVYAISTGLTPKGMDLGSNNFRNLKLPKVAIIGGSGANSSEVGEAWHLLDQRYHMPLSIVQRDDIRGSTLDRYNVIITSAYSGLSNSATEELKRWVRNGGTLIAYKSAVYWAKSQGLANVEFVSREQEETEDVETLPYIRQSNDSGARVIGGAIFNTKIDLTHPLAYGFNDENFTVFRNSTLFMKKGKNPYSSPVVYTDEPLAAGYISDENQELLANTAAVVVSRFGSGKVIAMTDNPNFRAFWYGTNKLFANAIFFGHTISGGTTN from the coding sequence ATGAAAAAGATACTACTGATAATCCCAGTGTTACTTATTGGCCTTCAGGCTCAAGCGCAAGTAACCTTGGATTATTACCTACCAAAAGGGGTTACTTACGATTCTAGTATACCTACACCAAAATCTATTTTAGGGGCAGAAGTTGGAGAATGGCATATTCGTCACGACCAACTAGTAAACTACATGTATGCGGTAGCTGAAGCTTCCGACCGTGTGACTATTACAGAATATGCTCGTACTTACGAGAACCGTCCACTTTTAATGCTCACAATTACCTCTCCAAATAACCATCGTAATATCGATAAGTTGAAGAGAGAGCATGTGATGTTGACAGATGCTTCTAAATCAGGTGATTTAGACATCAGCAAGATGCCAGTTGTGCTTACACAAAGCTTTAGTGTACACGGTAACGAGCCAAGTGGTTCGAATGCATCTCCACTTACGGTTTATTATTTAGCAGCTGCTCAAGGCCGTGAAATTGATGAACTTCTTGAAAATGCCATCATCCTAATTGATCCAAGCATCAACCCAGATGGTTTAAGCCGTTTTGCTCAATGGGCAAACATGCACAAAAGTTTAAATACCTTAGTTAGCGACCCAAATAGTCGTGAGTTTAATGAAGTATGGCCGGGTGGTAGAACAAACCACTACTGGTTCGATTTAAACAGAGATTGGTTGTTAATGCAGCACCCAGAGAGTAAAGGGCGTGTGGCTAAATTCCACGAGTGGAAGCCAAACGTGCTTACCGATCACCATGAGATGGGTACAAACTCTACATTCTTCTTCCAGCCAGGAATTCAGTCTAGAACTCACCCACTTACACCGGCGCGTAACCAGCGTTTAACAGCAAGCATCGCTGAATACCATGCTGAAGAGTTAGATAAAATTCAGTCGCTATACTACTCAGAAGAAAGCTTTGATGATTTCTATTACGGTAAAGGATCTACGTACCCAGATGTAAATGGATCTATTGGTATTCTGTTTGAGCAAGCTAGTTCTAGAGGTCATGCTCAAGAAAGTATTCATGGCGTACTGAAATTCCCTTTCACGGTTAAGAATCAGTTTACAGCAACTCTATCTACCATGAGAGCGGTTATAGAGCTTAGAGAAGAGTTACTAGCTCACATGCGCGATTTCTATAAAGAGAAAGCAGAAGCAGCAGCAAATGCTTCTATCAAAGCCTATGTATTTGGTGATGACGAAGACAGAGCTAGAAACTATCACCTAGCTGAAATGTTGACTCGTAACCAGATCAAAGTATATGATCTAAAAGAAGACTTAACGGCGAACGGTACAGAATACAAAGCGGGTAAAGCATTTGTGGTTCCAACCAACCAACAGCAATATCAGCTGTTAACTGCCATGTTTGAACGCCGTACAGAATTCACCGATAGTTTATTCTACGATGTATCAGCATTTAACATGCCTTATGCATTCAACCTACCATTTGCTGAATTAAACAGCCGTCAGTTTAAGACGAGCCTTCAAGGCGACCTATTTAGCATTGGCAATATGCCAAAAGGAATGGTTGTTGGTGGACGTAGCAACTACGCTTATGTATTTGAGTGGGATGAGTACTACACACCAAAAGCGATGTATAAATTACTAGCGAATGGTGTTCGAGCTAAAGTTGCTTCTCAAGGAGTAACAGCTGTAACAGCAAATGGTCCTCGTGATTTCGATTATGGAACCGTTATGATTCCTATGGGCGTGCAAGACGATCAAGAAAAAGTTCATAAGCTTGTTCAAGAAGTAGCCCAAGAAAATGGTATTACGGTATATGCTATTTCAACAGGTCTAACTCCAAAAGGAATGGATTTAGGAAGTAATAACTTCAGAAACCTGAAGCTACCTAAAGTTGCTATTATTGGTGGAAGCGGAGCGAACTCATCAGAAGTGGGTGAAGCTTGGCACTTACTCGACCAGCGTTACCACATGCCTCTTAGTATTGTACAAAGAGATGATATTCGAGGTTCAACCTTGGATAGATACAATGTTATCATCACCTCTGCATACAGCGGACTATCTAATTCAGCTACAGAAGAACTGAAGCGTTGGGTTCGTAACGGTGGTACTCTAATTGCTTACAAGTCGGCGGTTTACTGGGCTAAATCTCAAGGATTAGCAAACGTTGAGTTTGTATCAAGAGAGCAGGAAGAAACAGAAGACGTTGAAACCCTGCCGTACATCCGTCAGAGTAACGACTCAGGTGCTCGAGTAATTGGTGGTGCTATTTTTAATACTAAAATAGATTTAACTCACCCATTAGCATATGGCTTCAATGATGAGAACTTCACAGTATTTAGAAATAGTACGCTATTCATGAAGAAAGGAAAGAACCCTTATTCTTCACCGGTAGTGTATACTGACGAGCCTCTTGCAGCTGGTTATATTTCGGACGAAAACCAAGAGCTACTGGCTAATACAGCCGCTGTTGTAGTAAGCCGATTCGGTTCTGGTAAAGTAATTGCTATGACTGATAACCCGAATTTCAGAGCATTCTGGTATGGTACCAACAAATTATTCGCTAACGCGATTTTCTTTGGTCATACCATCTCTGGAGGTACAACGAATTAA
- a CDS encoding amidohydrolase family protein, producing MTKLSYYFSVLMLLVLSSTQLAAQSNPLVFKGAKIIPISGDPIENGVLVVQNGKILSVGDANTRTPRNATVVDVSGKVLMPGLVDTHSHLGEGDGGDRSSALHPDVRIMDTINPRSDTFKKALAGGITSVNIMPGSGHLMSGQTVYLKLKKANTIEEMLLVVDEENNIYGGMKMANGTNPIKGSGAFPGTRARSAAMVRDLFVKAQNYQAKIKAANGDESKMPPRDLQMEALVQILEGKRVVHNHTHRHDDILTAIRLSQEFGYRVVLQHVSEAYKVADEIAAAGVPASIITLDSFGGKLEAMDFSNVNGAALEEAGALVGFHTDDGITDSRLFLRSAAMGVRDGMSREKALEALTIANAKMMDIDDRVGTLEKGKDADFIILSGDPFSVYTLVEETWIEGLKVWDRDNPEDRKFATGGEDTFRGNIHTHHTEGE from the coding sequence ATGACAAAACTAAGCTACTACTTTTCTGTGCTTATGCTACTTGTACTCTCAAGTACACAGCTTGCAGCACAATCTAACCCTTTGGTTTTTAAGGGAGCCAAAATAATTCCTATCTCCGGAGATCCCATCGAAAATGGGGTACTTGTGGTACAAAACGGTAAGATTCTCTCCGTTGGTGATGCCAACACTCGCACACCCCGAAATGCTACCGTTGTGGATGTGTCGGGCAAAGTTCTAATGCCGGGCCTTGTTGATACGCACTCTCACCTTGGTGAAGGAGATGGCGGTGATCGCTCATCAGCCTTACATCCAGACGTTCGAATTATGGATACTATAAACCCACGTAGTGATACTTTTAAAAAAGCATTAGCTGGTGGAATTACGTCCGTTAATATCATGCCGGGGTCTGGTCATCTTATGAGTGGGCAAACTGTTTACTTAAAGCTTAAAAAAGCTAATACCATTGAAGAAATGCTACTTGTTGTAGACGAAGAAAACAACATTTACGGTGGTATGAAGATGGCTAACGGTACTAACCCTATAAAAGGATCGGGCGCATTTCCTGGCACTCGTGCCCGTTCAGCGGCTATGGTACGAGACCTATTTGTAAAGGCTCAGAATTATCAAGCTAAGATTAAGGCCGCTAACGGTGATGAAAGCAAAATGCCACCACGCGATCTTCAAATGGAAGCTCTTGTTCAAATTCTTGAAGGTAAGAGAGTGGTTCATAACCATACTCACCGCCATGATGATATCCTTACTGCTATTCGTCTATCTCAGGAGTTTGGATACCGAGTGGTTCTTCAGCATGTGAGTGAAGCCTACAAAGTAGCTGATGAAATTGCTGCGGCTGGCGTTCCTGCATCTATTATTACCCTCGACTCCTTTGGTGGTAAGTTAGAAGCGATGGATTTCAGTAATGTAAATGGTGCGGCTTTAGAAGAAGCTGGTGCCCTCGTTGGTTTCCATACCGATGACGGTATCACCGATTCTCGCTTATTCCTTCGCTCGGCAGCTATGGGCGTACGCGATGGCATGAGTAGAGAAAAAGCTTTAGAAGCTCTTACCATTGCCAACGCTAAAATGATGGACATCGACGACCGTGTGGGTACACTTGAAAAAGGTAAAGATGCTGATTTCATAATTCTATCAGGAGACCCATTCAGCGTGTATACTCTAGTAGAAGAAACATGGATTGAAGGACTAAAAGTGTGGGATCGCGATAACCCAGAAGACCGCAAGTTTGCTACGGGTGGCGAAGACACATTCCGCGGAAACATCCATACTCACCACACTGAAGGAGAATAA
- a CDS encoding amidohydrolase family protein, with protein MKTLRITFLLVLFAAFSSTAYAQRIAVKGDTVYTSAGNPIVKGVVLVKDGKIERVGTQSSVRIPSGYEVMEAKVVTPGFIDVHSVVGLAGHMSQPHDQDQLETSSAIQPELRAIDAYNAREELVGHLRRLGVTTVHTGHGPGALMSGQTMIVKTTGETVEEAVVTPSKMIAFTMGSMISGAINKPGTRSKGVAMIRQELVKAQAYAEKRKNGDSYTKNIRMEALADLLDGKLTAMVTVHKANDIMTALRLQKEFDFPMVLDGAADAHLILDEIKDAGVTVFVHPTMIRPSRDAQNASMETAGMLHRAGIPFGFQSGYEPYVPKTRVVLFEAGVAVANGLDRSAAMEILTIEAAKILDIEERVGSLEKGKDADIVLFNGDPFEYTSNVTGVIINGKVQTN; from the coding sequence ATGAAGACATTAAGAATTACATTTTTATTGGTGCTATTCGCTGCTTTTTCAAGCACTGCTTACGCACAACGCATCGCTGTTAAAGGCGATACCGTGTATACAAGTGCAGGCAATCCTATTGTGAAGGGGGTTGTGCTGGTGAAAGACGGCAAAATTGAACGAGTAGGTACACAGTCTTCTGTTCGAATCCCTTCAGGTTATGAAGTGATGGAAGCAAAAGTAGTTACCCCTGGATTTATTGATGTACACTCGGTGGTAGGTTTAGCAGGTCACATGAGTCAGCCACACGATCAAGATCAGCTCGAAACTTCATCGGCTATTCAACCCGAGTTACGTGCTATTGATGCTTACAACGCTCGAGAAGAGCTTGTAGGTCACCTGCGCCGTCTTGGTGTGACTACAGTGCATACTGGTCATGGACCGGGAGCTCTTATGAGTGGCCAAACCATGATCGTTAAAACAACGGGCGAAACAGTAGAAGAGGCTGTTGTGACTCCATCTAAGATGATTGCTTTTACTATGGGCTCTATGATTAGTGGTGCTATTAATAAGCCAGGTACACGCTCAAAAGGTGTGGCTATGATTCGACAAGAACTTGTGAAGGCACAAGCTTATGCAGAAAAGCGTAAAAACGGTGATTCCTACACTAAGAACATTCGCATGGAAGCCCTGGCTGATTTACTAGATGGTAAATTAACAGCGATGGTAACTGTTCATAAAGCGAATGATATCATGACTGCACTTCGCCTGCAGAAAGAATTTGATTTCCCAATGGTGTTAGATGGTGCAGCAGATGCGCATCTAATTTTGGATGAAATTAAAGATGCTGGTGTAACTGTATTTGTTCATCCAACGATGATTCGACCTTCTAGAGATGCACAAAATGCGAGTATGGAAACGGCGGGTATGCTTCACAGAGCAGGCATTCCATTCGGCTTCCAAAGTGGCTATGAGCCATATGTTCCTAAAACACGTGTAGTGCTTTTTGAAGCTGGCGTGGCTGTAGCAAACGGCTTAGATCGAAGCGCTGCAATGGAAATATTGACTATCGAAGCGGCTAAGATTCTTGACATCGAAGAAAGAGTGGGTTCACTCGAAAAAGGAAAAGATGCCGATATCGTATTGTTTAATGGCGACCCTTTTGAGTACACCTCCAATGTAACCGGTGTAATCATCAATGGTAAAGTTCAAACGAACTAA